A single genomic interval of Aedes aegypti strain LVP_AGWG chromosome 1, AaegL5.0 Primary Assembly, whole genome shotgun sequence harbors:
- the LOC5575944 gene encoding uncharacterized protein LOC5575944 → MPWSLAVHSVPHVFEKIFAHLNLNDRLTAAAVCRDWDTAIFNTRSLADNTVLRIVCEDPDLLDVTADVHQSRRKYRNVAVLLSSPLCEETWIRLIELLKTLNQKCAVEWFWCSTTQEQDIPTGLIELGTIFRNLQELELTITVRSYSDPTWPLAFQELKQLQSLTMHDAHCEALASVQRHCRKLRQLALHGFGLTKLLAEVLDFPCLESLTIEELLVPKNIVYQYRHGYAVLPQLKSFSLTAKDIPTPSRGALELATRRLPMTVIFAPQLETVRLSYLLRHFFNVKIEQPRFVNGQRRVNRL, encoded by the coding sequence ATGCCCTGGAGTCTAGCAGTTCACAGTGTCCCACATGTCTTCGAGAAGATTTTCGCCCATCTGAACCTGAATGATCGCTTGACTGCTGCGGCCGTTTGTCGTGATTGGGATACAGCCATTTTCAACACTCGATCACTGGCCGACAACACTGTGCTACGAATAGTTTGCGAAGATCCCGATCTGCTCGACGTTACAGCAGATGTTCACCAAAGTAGGCGAAAGTATCGCAACGTGGCCGTTTTGCTCAGTAGCCCTCTTTGCGAGGAAACCTGGATACGGTTGATCGAGCTGTTGAAGACCCTGAACCAGAAATGCGCCGTGGAGTGGTTCTGGTGCAGTACGACTCAGGAGCAAGACATTCCGACTGGGTTGATCGAATTGGGGACCATATTCCGGAACTTGCAAGAGCTGGAGTTGACGATAACGGTGCGGTCGTATTCGGACCCAACTTGGCCGTTAGCTTTCCAGGAGCTTAAGCAGCTTCAGAGCTTGACAATGCACGACGCACACTGTGAGGCACTGGCGTCCGTTCAACGGCATTGTCGAAAGCTGCGCCAGTTGGCGCTGCATGGATTCGGGCTGACGAAACTGTTGGCAGAAGTCCTGGACTTCCCGTGCCTTGAAAGTCTAACAATCGAAGAACTGCTGGTACCGAAGAACATCGTGTACCAATACAGGCACGGTTACGCAGTGCTGCCACAGCTGAAGAGCTTCAGCTTGACAGCGAAGGACATCCCAACGCCGTCGAGGGGTGCGTTGGAGCTGGCAACACGGCGGCTACCGATGACGGTCATCTTCGCACCGCAACTGGAAACGGTTCGGCTATCGTATCTGTTGCGGCATTTCTTCAACGTGAAGATCGAGCAGCCGAGATTCGTAAACGGACAGCGCAGGGTGAATCGATTGTGA